DNA from Triticum aestivum cultivar Chinese Spring chromosome 7D, IWGSC CS RefSeq v2.1, whole genome shotgun sequence:
TTATAACCACCGATAAAACAACGCAAGCGCAGATCAAAACTGCTCTGCACTTCTGACACAGCAACTTCAATATTCGCCATGACTGCGTTATCAACACGTGCTATGGTTAAGTCAACCGCACCACAGTCGCCTTGGATGCGACATTTCAATGCACAATTCCTTAGGTCCTGGTCGTCTATGTCTGTTACACCATCAATCAGCTGGTAATCATCCCTTTCTTCCTCACCTACCTTGATCCGCATGTCATATTCCACTAGAATAGTGGAAATCAAATCTATCCCTCGCTTAGGGCCAGCCATGCCGATGAGAGAACCCTACAAATTTGTTACTGTTTAGTAGCTCTTCATATGGAAGTAAGAAACAACTAAAGCTTTATACTACCTCTGTTtctaaatgtaagacgttttggcaATTCAAATTGAACTACCAAAACACatcttacatttaggaacagagggtgtacTTCTCTAAGCTGTTTTACTTGCAACATTAATTTTGTAATACTTTACAATTGCTGACCAACATCTTTGCCACATATCAAACTGACTGGTTACATAGTGTACACCAGTGTTTGGGAGGGGAAATTGGCCCTCGGTATTTATTTGACATTGTTCAGATCCCAATTTTTACATAAGCATGTCGAAATGAGAAGAGAAAACAAAATGACTTAATGGTGATGCAATGATTCATGCTGGTGTGTTAAGTAGCAACTAAGAGCCCGAACTATTCTGTTTGATTTTGTTTGGAATACATGATATACTCACTCAGTTCCATAATTTATAAGTTTCTCATAGTAAATCACCTTTCCACAATATAAACTTGGTGTAATGGTGGCCTAAACAATCCAAACTACCATTCTGATACGTCTGTACAGATAAATCACAAGACTTGAGAGTGCTTGCTGTTCCATGCATACACCATACAGTAGGTTTGGCCTTACAATGTGAAATGAATAGATTTGACATAAGTCAGGTATTTTGGATTGTGAGAACTTCCCCAGTGGGTACTTTATACCATATGGAATGCTTCAAGGGGACAAATACATTGTTTTATACTTGAGGGGGTTATTAAGTAGACTTATTGCTTGAAATAATCGTAGGTAAGTATGGATTCGCACCTGCTTCACAATGATGGGATCATCCCTGCTTATATTGACAACATAATTACGCAATGTATCCAGACCATCCCGCACTGCTATGTATCCATACAACTCTACTGGGCCAAGATCCACAAGTTCAGCCAACTTTAATGAGAAAATTTGTAACACGCGATTAGGTTGATGCCGAATGCATTCTCCATTGCTGATGTCGCAATCTGTGGGATCTGGTAGCCGAGCTTCATAAAAAAAGTAAAGAAATAAGTTAAATTGTAATGGAAAACAATACAGGAAAAAAAAATAGTCGTCATACAAAAAGTAAGCGTGTCACTAGAGGATTCCATGGCCCTATTGGAAGTTTCCTTTTCATCCAAATGAAAATTATCGATGTTCTTTTTACTATGAATATCACTCCATCAAAGGTTTTTGTTTTAGGAAACCCAAAGAAAAAGCGGGTAACATTTCATCATGTTAGCAAGTAAAGGTCCATTTCACCCTCCCAGGTTATTTCATAACCCCCTAAACTTATTATTGGTTATGTCTACCCCAAGAATTACTAAAACAAGTCAATTCAGCCCTTGATGAAAATATTCTATTGTTTCACTTTCTAGAAGTCTTATTGTAagttgtttattttttattttgatggTAGATAACATCACAGTCTatataataaaaaaaatcataattttccATCTTGCATACTTGGGAGCAACTAAACCTACTTCAACGCTCATGGTACAAAAATATGTGCTAAAAATGCAAGTTTATGAACATATTTCTGTACGGTACATGGTGACAACAAAAAGGGCAAAACCTAACAAATGCAACTCCTGAATGCCAATGCATCTACATTTAACTTGTAAAAGTAAGGAAAGTAAAGAAAAATAGCCAGATGATTTCAACTGAGAACACATCAGTTGACACTATAGCTTAAAAAGGTGCTTGTAACAAATTGAAATAGGTAAAGAGAGATTATTTACTTACTCTCACTACGGTCATCAACATTATAAAACCTTTTCCACGAATGAGTGTTCCTGTATAAAGAACCATCACGGTGTCTGCTTTTTGGAAGAACTCCCAGGTCAAGTACATCATCTTCTTCGCCATCGCTTGCTACCAATGCGCTCCTTCTATTGGTTGCACTCCTTCCGTTTTCATCACAACCAGAGATGTCCACAATATTCGAAGATGCATCATGTTTGCCGGCTATAGTATTCATATCTTGCAAGGTTGTCCCACTAGTCATGCTCCGAGATCCAGGTGGAAATCTATCACCAAAGAGAATAAAGAGCAAATAATCTGAGCACCAGACAAAAAAAATCAATTCTTTTTCGGTTCCCCTTTTATTTCGTGGGAATGGGATTAACTATAAGACCCCACACCCCCTGCCTTATTATTTACAGAAATCAACACACGAAGGATAATTAAAAGGGATTTTTCTCGAATATACACGCAGataattaaatgaaaagggataAAAACCCACAGTTGGTCAGAATCCAGATCCAAAACTATAGCAAGAAAAGAAGCTAAAGGCGCAAAATTCGGCATCAGATGATGAGAACGTACATACCGGGAAACACGACGGACGGGTAGATCTGGAACCATCATGAGAGGGAAAGGTCGGCGTGCAAGCGGTGGTGGCGACCAGCAAGGCGGGGCGGAGGCCATGAAAGAGAGGAGAGGTCGCGAGGTAGAGGAGAGGCGGCACGGTGGGTCATGAGAGACGGCGACGCCAGGCCGCCGGAGGAGACGGAAAATCTGACGGGGGACTGGCATCTGAGCGCGCGGCGGCGGGAGAGGTGGGGGTGTGCCGGTGTGGAGAATGGGGAGTCTTATCAGGTTTTCGCTTTTGGAGAGGCGGCGCACCATGATGAACCTATCGCGGACGCTGACGGCGATAAGCCTGCACGCACGCACGCCTTCAGCCTAGATGAGCCCAAAGTTCGTCATGAAGAACTTGTCCACTCCCAGTTCCCCAACTTCATCGGTGAGGGCGGCTTCCACCCCGTCTTCAAGGCTGCAGCCCACACGCAGGTCTCGGCCTGCACAAGGTCATCGTCGTTACCTCGACCTCGACGACAACGATGGCGTCCGGGAGAAGCGCGAGGGGCCGCTAAATGTCCTCCGTACTTGTGGTGTGATCGATTGCAAAAGTCGGAACGAGATTCTCTGACTTATAGATCGATCTACTGCCGAGGGACGTAGTCCGTACGCCTTGCGTCGTCCGGCGATCTGACGACTCGCTGTGATGTGCGCTCTTTTTTGTTGTTGAGAAATTGATGTGCGCTCTTTCTTTCTCTCCTGCTCGTGTCCACACGAACACAAGCGGCCCATGCGGCCCAACAGGACGGCACCCATTCGAGTGTGGTGTATTGACCGACTTGGCGTGCATGGATAAATTTTGGAATGAATAACATGGCATTGTCATTGTTATTGATTTGGATTCTTCCCAacgcgttatgctgccgaaattttcaGCCAAATGTCCGTGACGTCGCACCTCCGCCTGCTAGTCTATGTATAGTCTATCTACACGAACCCATCGACTCGCACACTCCTGACACGATCCCGTCGAACGGAAGCAACCCAGAAGAGAACGAAGCACAAGCCTTTTGGCCGCCCGGTGAAGCTTCGACGACCCAAGTCACAACTCACTCGGGAtgatgcagatcttcatgaagaccctgacGGGCAAGACCATCACGCTGGAGGTGGAGAGCAGCGACACCGCGGACAATGTCAAGGCCAAGATCCAGGACAAGGAAGGAATCCCACCAGCTGGACGACGGTCACACGCTGGCCGACTACAACGTGCAGAAGGAGTCGACGATGCACCTTGTGCTCCGCCTCCACGGCGGCACCACCATCAAGGTCAAGACGCTCACCTGCAAGGAGATCGAGATGGACGTCGAGCCCGCGGACACAGTCAACGGGGTCAAGGAGCACGTCGAGGAGAAGGAGGGCATCCCGCCCGTCTAGCAGAGGCTCGTCTTCGCCGGCAAGCCGATGGTCGACAATAAGACGACACAGGACTACAAGGTCAAGGGCAGCGACGTGCTCCACCTCGCGCTCGCGCTCAGGAGCGGTGCCTGCTAGAGTCTGTGTAAGCTTTTCCACGAGGGTGTAGCTTTGGTTTAATTTGTTACGTacgttttttttttgtgtgtgtgtgtgtgtgggggggggctatGATTTTGTATGGAACTTTATGAACAATAACGTTTTAGCTTTTTAAAGCCATAATTTATGAGATTACATGTACTCTTTTCCCATCCGTTCATACTCActccatctcaaaataagtgttCTGATTTAGTACCAAATGGTATTAAATAAATGACACTTATTTTGGACAAAGGGAGTATGTTACTACCAGCGATCCACTAAAGCAAAGATATGATATTTTGATTTGAGCCAAACATAGCCTCGCTGTTTGCATAACCTTACTTGCACTAACCTATAAAAGATATGAAATTTTTACCACTAAGGCATGGCGGAGACCATCTGATCAGATCGGATGGACGAGAACTACGCGGGAATGCTGGCAGGCCTTTGGTCGCAAAATAGACCAATTTCGAGTTCGGGCTACGGCCCAGGTTGACTTAGGTTGCTGACCTAAAAAAAAGTTGAATTAGGCCGCAGAAAAATGATTTTGTCCTTTGGATGATTTATCTGCTGGGCCAGAAAGTTAATATGCCACCAATAGGTTTTGGGCCAAGTTATGAAAAAGTTTTTCAGTGTATTTTGTACTATATTAAGAAAATGAATATTATTATGGACTGTTTAAATAAGAAATATGAGCCCAAAATTATGTTGAAAATTACTTTAAGGATGAGAGTGTTTTATAATGTTTTCCTGTGCGTAATTGGCCTAATTATGTTATCAGTCATTTTCTTTATCCTCAGTGCTTTCTAAgttgtttgatttttttattatgtttatgtacTGAAAATAAATTTAGTTGTGTGATATTATGCTAAAATCATGTTTGAATTTTTTGAATATAATTGAACCAAATTGTATTTAAAAAATTCATGTGGTGTTAATGTTGAATGTCATTTCATGGCATTTTTTTAATGATGATCACCTTTTAGAATCATTTTAATTTCTAAATTCATCTTGTAAAATGGTAAAATTTTCACCACTATGACTCACTAAAATTTCCAAAAAATATTATTTGGAACATTTAGTTTAGTGTGGTGTTTATGTTGATGCCATCCTTGTGGTAATTTTTTAATGATGCGATCATTACCAACGAGAACATGCCACCGCTTCTAGTAAGTACACTATCCTTCAACTGTCCAAAATTTCAACCAAATTGTAGTCAATCTGTTGAAAATGGAACACAAAATATGACGACGAAATCCACGTGGTTTTTGCAGCCCCTGTGGCCTTTCCGTGTTCAATCCAAATTCAAACATGTGAgaaaaacaagaagcaagcaaaaaatgATCCGCGAGTTCTTAGCAAAAGTTATTATACAACTATTGCTGCAgataaaaaattcttttttttttggACAAAAAGTCAGCTGATGTAGTACAAAGCATGTGGACAATGTAATCTGCAGAAACTTGCATTCTTATCGTGTTATGGATAAAACCTTAATTTTGTTCACATGTTATTCAGAAGATTTAGAACATGCTAAACCAAATAACAATGCAAGGAACACCAGGCGCGCAGCAAAATGCAACAAGTCGCCTGCATTTTCAATTTTTGCTTTCAGTTGAGTAAATATAGGTGCATTAGCATCACCATGTTCAGAATTATAGGTGCTAGTGAAAATGATTGAAATTTATAGGCAGAGCGTCCGGACGCATCAGCATCGCCATGTTCATAATTCAATCTTtgtcaaaacacatatcattttcTGCTGTTGGACTGAAACTTTCAGCAGAATAACGAAACTCAAGTGCTCAAGTCACTGCAAGAACCACCACATTTGTGTCAACACCAGATGCTTCATCTAAGAGAAATGCAGGTAGCAACGGTTAAATAGTGCCCATTGTCAACACACTACAGACTAATGTCGCCATACCACTGATCAAACAGTTTCTGAATATTAGAACCGTGATGCCAACGCAAATATGTTTCTTATATACTGTCTGAAGAACAAACCAAAGTTTAGCTAGCAGAAACACAACAAATGCTGGGTTTTCCTGAACCCATATCTCAACGGAAGGAACTGGGTTCTAATGTCATCGTATCCGAGGCGGCGACGCTTTTGAAGGCGACTTCTAGCTAGGGGTCCTGGCTCTGGTATCTCTCTACTCTGCATCGACATCCGCATACCGCATCGCCGCGTGGGCTGAATTAGCAGAAAAATAGTTAAGAAGTTAGGCATGAGGTTTCACAGATACCGCGACAAGTTTAAATAAGAAGATCAAAAGGAAAGCTGAAGTACAAAACCTCAAAACAATGTAATGTGTTGTGGAACAGAACCTGAATTTTGCCCAAGCGTTACGGTTACAGTAGGCTAAAAAACAGAAATAATCTTCTCTATGAAGCTGAACTAGGCAGACCGAACTTGGGTTTTCAACTTCAGAAGTTTTCCACTAGCGGCGTATGGTATTAAATTGAAGAACTGAATCATCTGAATCAAAGCACAATAGTTGCAATACCAAGGTTCAGTGTGGATTTTTGACTTATGAAATGATTTCACCCCAACAAACAACTAGCTTCAGACAGCCTTCTAGCATAATGCCGTGCCTGTTGAACACCTACTGACTTGATTCAGCAACTTTTACTGATGTCTAGGAGTATAATCCTACAGCAGTTCAGATTCATCCCTGAAACAGATTAGTAGCAAAAGTTTTTCAGACTACTACGTAATTTCGAACACTGTTTTCCAAGCACGGGCAGATGAGCACTCAACTTAAATGACTGAAACCCCAAAAAACATCCGGACAAGATCAAGACTGCTGCAAATAAGAGTTTCTTGTCAAAGGAGAAGAGCAGGAAGTTGAGGGTATGCATGGAGGGGCTCTCACTGGGCGTCTcggtgatggcgatggcgatgtGGAGGCTCTGGCGGCTGTTGGGCAGGTCGACGACGAGCGGGAAAAGCCGGGCATCACGTGTGGGGAGGCACATGACGATGTCGTCGGCGCCCAAGTTTGCAAGGAGGCCCACGCCCAGGCCCAGCCGCCTGGCCAGCTCCTCCCTGAGGCAGAACACGGATCTCCCCCTGAACACGATGGTGCCGCTGGCGAGGAGGTCCCCGTGGAAGCTCCTCCACGCGTACGTGATCACCCGCGACGGCACCATGGCGGCGGGGAAGGGAAGCTGCAATACGAACTTGAGATGGGGAAGCCAAAGAAGGCGCAAATTCGGCAAGAACACAGCCAAGAATTTGCGATATCTGCGTCTGCGACTGAAATTAACTCGGGAAGAATCAAGAAGCGGGCATGGCGGACACGGACTCACCCCAGTCGGAGGTGGAAGGGGAGGCATGGCCTCCCTCGCGGGGACGTGCTCCACGGCCCAGTGCATCATCGTGCTGACTCGATGGATGTCGCTGATGTAATCGACGCTGGCGCCGTCGTTCCAGGGGAGGTACCTCCCGTTGGCGCGGAGGAAGCGGCCGTTGAAGTGCTGGAGCAGGACCTCGTCCCCGGAGTCCGACAGGATGGCCAGCCAAACGAGTGCGGTCTCATCCGTATGGTTGTAGTTGCGCTGCTCGACGCGGAGCCCGCGGTGGCCGAGCGGCGCCGGCGCGGTCGCGGAGGCGGCGAGGTAGCGGCCGTAGGCGGCGCTGTGGAGGTGAAGGTAGTGCACGTCGTCACCCTCGACCAGATGGACCGCCCAGGCCACGTTCATCGAATCCCGGCGGCCGTGGAGGGAGACGCCGTGGCCGTCCTCGTCGGCGTGCAGGTACGCGCCGCGCACGGGGCTGCGCAGCCGCACGTGGTGGCCGTGATGGAACTGATCCATCGGTCGCCGGCGCCTCTGGAGAGCAGGGAAGGATAGGTGGGGATGGTGACGGCGGGTTCTTGGTTTCTTGGcgctccggcgagtcggcgacggGGAGAGGATGAGAAGCGAAAGCTGTTGGTCAAGACGGTTATGTTCGGGCGCCAAGGCCGAGTATTTCAAGAAGCCGTCAGCAGGTGGGTTTGCGGGCTTTTGGGCCTAGGAATTCCATCCAGCGGCCCGCATGCCAAGATCAACTTCCAACAAGAGTGTCGCCCATCATGAATCGATGGCCACGCGGCTCTGTCTCGAACACCCCTAATAAAACAAAAAAGGCTCTGTCTCGAACAGAAAAAACCCTGTGTTTTTTCTACAGATGAATATTTTTAGATTCTTATTGAAAAAATTCATGAAGTTGAAAAAGATCATGAATTTTaagaaaaaaagttcatgaattttagaaaGCTCACCAATTTCGCCTCCAGGCTACGGCCTGGTTTGACTCTATATCTATGGTAGTAGAAAATGGTTTTCCTTTTGGGTGAATTTATTTGTTGGGCCAGTTAAGTTAATATATAACACTGATAGGTTTTGGGCCGAGTTATGAAAATGTTTTTTAGTGTATTTTATGTTATATTATGAAAATGTAAATTATTTATGCACTATTCAAATGAGAAATATGAGCCCAAATTTATGTTGAAAGTTACTTTAATGATGAGAGAATTTTTGTAATATTTTTCCGTGGGTTATAATGGGCCTAATTATGGTATCAGTCATTTGCAGATGGCCCAAGACGCGGTGCTCACTAGAGCGGTGATGAGGAGGAAAAAATGGCCGGGAAACCCTGTGTGTTCCTTCTGTAACAATATTGAAACTGTGTCCCACCCATTCTTTACGTGTCCTGTGGCGCGTGTTGCCTGGAGGGCAGTTGGAGTTGTGTTGGGGACTGACTTATGCCCAAATAACACCTGGCAATTCTATGTGTGGTGTAATATGTTCCTACCCAATGAAACTAGATTTTATACGGTTGGTTTGGCGGCAGTAACTTGGGCTATTTGGCTTGCGCGTAATAAGGCTACTTTTGAAAAACAATTGATCAATTCTCCTTTTGAGATTGTGTATTAGGCTTGTTCGTTTCTCTTGTATTGGGCAGGTCTTCAGCCGGTGGAAGAAGTGGCAAGATTGCGACTCGGAGCTGACATGATTAGAGCGAGCACAACCAAGTTGATGGCAATGTGTGAAGGGGCCAGGCGCGCAACGGGAGACGAGGGTGAGGTGTTCTCTGGATGATGCTGCTGCTGTGCTCTACATTCTGCCTTGGTTGTGATAGGGGGCGTTGTGCTAGGGTCTAAGTCTCAGGCTCCACTGTTAGGAAACTTTTGAAGTCTACATGCTTTTGTTCTTCTGGCACCTCGTGTTTGTGCCTTTTCCCCTGGTTTGTAATAGCTAGATTCAAACTAAGTAGGTGCTGTCAGGTTTTCGCCCCATGGTGCTCGTTTCGATGGCGGGCGAGCACAGTGGGTTTC
Protein-coding regions in this window:
- the LOC123166583 gene encoding uncharacterized protein; the protein is MVRRLSKSENLIRLPILHTGTPPPLPPPRAQMPVPRQIFRLLRRPGVAVSHDPPCRLSSTSRPLLSFMASAPPCWSPPPLARRPFPLMMVPDLPVRRVSRFPPGSRSMTSGTTLQDMNTIAGKHDASSNIVDISGCDENGRSATNRRSALVASDGEEDDVLDLGVLPKSRHRDGSLYRNTHSWKRFYNVDDRSETRLPDPTDCDISNGECIRHQPNRVLQIFSLKLAELVDLGPVELYGYIAVRDGLDTLRNYVVNISRDDPIIVKQGSLIGMAGPKRGIDLISTILVEYDMRIKVGEEERDDYQLIDGVTDIDDQDLRNCALKCRIQGDCGAVDLTIARVDNAVMANIEVAVSEVQSSFDLRLRCFIGGYNEGIRLFKGTIGESRHLKRSVVAVKNGSTLVLKFKVASKSSDSVEDCCPFMAGTHGLDTRQIKIGFGLISVKVTWSTLP
- the LOC123167707 gene encoding uncharacterized protein; protein product: MDQFHHGHHVRLRSPVRGAYLHADEDGHGVSLHGRRDSMNVAWAVHLVEGDDVHYLHLHSAAYGRYLAASATAPAPLGHRGLRVEQRNYNHTDETALVWLAILSDSGDEVLLQHFNGRFLRANGRYLPWNDGASVDYISDIHRVSTMMHWAVEHVPAREAMPPLPPPTGLPFPAAMVPSRVITYAWRSFHGDLLASGTIVFRGRSVFCLREELARRLGLGVGLLANLGADDIVMCLPTRDARLFPLVVDLPNSRQSLHIAIAITETPTHAAMRYADVDAE